One window of Psychrobacillus sp. FSL H8-0483 genomic DNA carries:
- a CDS encoding VOC family protein gives MKINRIDHVSINVNDLSEAKAFFLDLGLVVQAEWGLEGKQLDRIVGLNDVKTECVGLGMPDGQAWIELVKFYTPSDEQDIQKPFANTLGIRHICFAVEDIEAIVAKLKKRGTEIFSEIQQYEESYKLCYVRGPEGIILELAEKIR, from the coding sequence ATGAAGATCAATAGAATAGATCATGTGAGTATAAACGTAAATGATCTTTCAGAGGCTAAAGCGTTTTTTCTTGATTTAGGACTTGTAGTGCAAGCGGAATGGGGATTGGAAGGAAAACAGTTAGACAGAATAGTTGGGCTTAATGATGTTAAAACGGAATGTGTAGGATTGGGGATGCCAGATGGTCAGGCATGGATAGAGCTAGTCAAATTTTATACTCCGTCAGATGAACAAGATATTCAGAAACCTTTTGCAAATACGCTGGGGATCCGACATATTTGCTTTGCTGTTGAAGATATTGAAGCTATTGTTGCGAAGTTAAAAAAGAGGGGCACGGAAATCTTTAGTGAGATACAGCAGTATGAAGAAAGTTATAAGTTATGTTATGTTCGCGGTCCAGAGGGAATTATTTTAGAATTGGCGGAGAAAATCAGATAA
- a CDS encoding DUF2268 domain-containing putative Zn-dependent protease (predicted Zn-dependent protease with a strongly conserved HExxH motif), protein MENEQQEQQEQQEQQEQQEQQEQQEQQEQQNITYSFKNPNTGQEFNIIHAYMLYENYFKTVKVNPDESLYQLYQQVIIEPVYDACFKDGEYYKFSVFEWTPKESDFNSIKNQIESMDKDHINKLYEESLVKSSDILSSNKKTTICVFPKNERFPSDMMIVGSGKILVLFNNFDNYYTLSELDNNNNNNNNKSGMSHEYHHSVWIEKHYTEDFFPTVLDSLIMEGQAVMFETLVYPDSNSTDYVVNESFNKEYWSRIPNLESSASGVVEILIGGSNGLPDYYGYSEGYKMIRSYLNLHPDMTVEEWTSKSPKEIFEEGNYKANYE, encoded by the coding sequence ATGGAAAATGAGCAACAAGAACAACAAGAACAACAAGAACAACAAGAACAACAAGAACAACAAGAACAACAAGAACAACAAGAACAACAAAATATAACCTATTCTTTTAAAAACCCCAATACAGGCCAAGAATTTAATATAATTCATGCTTACATGCTATATGAAAACTACTTTAAAACTGTAAAGGTTAATCCAGATGAATCACTATACCAATTATATCAACAGGTGATTATCGAACCTGTATATGATGCTTGTTTTAAAGATGGGGAATATTATAAATTTAGTGTATTTGAATGGACACCGAAAGAAAGTGATTTTAATAGTATTAAGAATCAAATTGAATCAATGGATAAAGATCATATAAATAAGTTATATGAGGAATCCCTTGTTAAATCCTCAGACATACTTTCATCAAATAAAAAAACAACAATATGTGTGTTTCCTAAAAATGAAAGATTTCCTTCTGATATGATGATAGTCGGGTCAGGGAAAATTTTAGTCCTTTTCAATAATTTTGATAATTATTATACATTGAGTGAGCTTGATAATAATAATAATAATAATAATAATAAATCAGGTATGTCCCATGAATATCATCATAGTGTTTGGATCGAAAAACATTATACGGAAGATTTTTTTCCAACAGTATTAGATAGTTTAATAATGGAAGGGCAGGCCGTGATGTTTGAAACCTTAGTGTATCCCGATTCAAATAGTACTGATTATGTAGTTAACGAAAGCTTTAACAAAGAATATTGGAGTAGAATACCAAATCTTGAAAGTAGTGCTAGTGGGGTTGTTGAAATATTAATAGGTGGATCTAATGGTTTACCTGATTATTATGGCTATAGTGAAGGCTACAAGATGATTAGATCTTACTTAAACTTGCATCCCGATATGACAGTAGAAGAATGGACTTCCAAAAGTCCTAAGGAAATATTTGAAGAAGGAAATTACAAAGCTAACTACGAGTAG
- a CDS encoding alpha/beta hydrolase, translating into MTQQEEKKTGSGTKIKKVRNILLKIIGAIVIAIVLFLGIVYIANVMSSHSEQKRIVPYGQHVSVDGKNMNVLIQGEGEETIVLLPGYGTATPGLDFKLLIDELSPFYKVVAVEPFGYGLSDETEKERTTENMVSEVHEALQQLNINRYMLMGHSITGIYGIDYVNKYPKEVTAFVGIDSSVATQPGMDIKFPLKTFAFLKKSGLLRLTMKISADPYAGLAFDEKTVEQMKMISNKNMYNDTTLNEMDHISSNFKGAQGLTFPKDLPLLLFVQANNEGVAGWIPLHEGQIKDSVHGKVVTMDGSHYLHHTKFNEIAENVRVFMKEVK; encoded by the coding sequence GTGACACAACAAGAGGAAAAGAAAACGGGTAGTGGAACGAAAATAAAGAAAGTGCGAAACATCTTACTTAAAATCATAGGAGCAATCGTTATAGCCATTGTTCTTTTTCTAGGTATTGTTTATATCGCTAATGTGATGAGTAGTCATTCGGAGCAAAAACGAATAGTGCCCTACGGTCAGCACGTATCTGTAGACGGGAAAAATATGAATGTGTTAATTCAAGGCGAGGGAGAGGAAACGATCGTGCTCTTGCCTGGTTATGGAACAGCTACACCAGGGCTTGATTTTAAGCTTCTCATCGATGAATTATCTCCATTTTACAAAGTTGTTGCGGTTGAGCCTTTCGGTTATGGATTAAGTGACGAAACTGAAAAAGAGCGAACCACGGAGAATATGGTAAGTGAAGTTCATGAAGCTCTACAGCAGCTTAATATTAACAGATACATGCTCATGGGCCACTCCATTACAGGCATTTACGGAATTGATTATGTGAACAAATATCCAAAAGAAGTGACTGCATTTGTCGGAATCGATAGCAGTGTTGCAACACAACCGGGTATGGATATCAAATTCCCATTAAAAACGTTTGCATTTCTCAAAAAATCAGGTCTCTTAAGATTGACCATGAAAATAAGTGCTGACCCCTATGCTGGACTGGCATTTGATGAAAAAACCGTAGAGCAAATGAAAATGATTTCGAATAAAAACATGTATAATGACACTACCTTGAATGAGATGGACCATATTTCGTCTAATTTTAAAGGGGCTCAAGGTTTAACCTTCCCTAAAGATCTTCCGCTTCTTCTCTTTGTGCAAGCGAATAATGAAGGTGTAGCAGGATGGATACCTCTGCATGAAGGGCAGATCAAAGACTCGGTACATGGAAAAGTAGTAACCATGGATGGATCACATTATTTACACCATACCAAATTCAATGAAATCGCTGAAAACGTTAGAGTATTTATGAAAGAAGTAAAGTAA
- a CDS encoding alpha/beta hydrolase, whose amino-acid sequence MRVTQTEEMKTKNGTKSKKVRSILLKIIGAIVLAIVIFLGIVYTVNVISNHSEQKRIESYGQHVSVDGKNMNVTIQGKGEETVVLLPGYGTAAPGLDFKPLIEELSPFYKVVVVEPFGYGLSDLTEKERSTENIVSEIHEALQGLHIDRYILMGHSISGIYGLDYVNKYPNEVSAFVGLDSSVPTLSEKRFSSSEIETVKLLKKSGFSRLLMKPDTDVYAELPYDDQTIEQIRILMHKNMYNPNQLNEIENMYSNFKRAENSTFPKNLPVIFFIQANQPATDRWIPEHKKQLKDSVHGKVVLLEAGHYLYRSHSKEIAKNFRSFMEEIQ is encoded by the coding sequence ATGAGAGTGACGCAAACAGAGGAAATGAAAACGAAGAATGGAACGAAATCAAAGAAAGTACGAAGCATTTTGCTTAAAATCATAGGAGCAATCGTTCTAGCAATTGTTATTTTTCTAGGCATTGTTTATACCGTTAATGTGATCAGTAATCATTCGGAGCAAAAAAGAATAGAGTCCTATGGTCAGCACGTATCTGTAGACGGGAAAAATATGAATGTTACCATTCAAGGAAAAGGCGAAGAAACCGTCGTGCTACTACCAGGGTATGGAACGGCAGCACCTGGTCTTGATTTTAAGCCGCTAATAGAAGAGCTATCACCATTTTACAAAGTCGTCGTAGTTGAACCTTTTGGTTATGGATTAAGTGATCTAACCGAAAAAGAACGAAGCACAGAGAATATTGTGAGTGAAATTCATGAAGCTTTACAGGGCCTTCATATTGATCGTTATATTCTAATGGGCCACTCCATTTCAGGGATTTACGGACTCGATTATGTGAACAAGTATCCAAATGAAGTGAGTGCATTTGTCGGGCTCGATAGCAGCGTTCCAACGCTAAGCGAGAAGAGGTTCTCATCTTCAGAAATAGAAACTGTTAAACTACTCAAAAAATCAGGTTTCTCCAGATTACTAATGAAACCGGATACCGACGTATATGCTGAACTACCCTATGATGATCAAACAATAGAACAAATCAGAATTCTTATGCACAAAAACATGTATAATCCCAACCAATTAAATGAAATTGAAAATATGTATTCTAATTTTAAAAGGGCTGAAAATTCAACATTCCCCAAAAATCTTCCTGTTATTTTCTTTATCCAAGCGAATCAACCAGCAACGGATAGATGGATACCCGAGCATAAAAAGCAATTAAAAGATTCTGTACATGGAAAAGTGGTACTACTGGAAGCAGGACATTATTTATATCGTTCACATTCCAAAGAAATAGCTAAAAACTTTAGGTCGTTTATGGAAGAAATCCAATGA
- a CDS encoding HAMP domain-containing sensor histidine kinase: MIKSLYIRVILTFLVSIIGGTIISFLVSTWIFEDKLNENAQINLRNFGQDIDRIYKTLPLSEADSFVSEMKQLDSYYIRIYEATGQFQSYGKLHGHKPAPVTMEQLKKVLDGGVVQDTPNGIAKVLLGLPLKTEMGTKAMFLETLAPPSASFVIKWALIFATCSLIAGSLLILVPSVFLVRPIKKLTKATKRVASGDFNVKLNIKQTSELGTLARSFEEMMHDLQQLEQMRREFVTNVSHEVQSPLTSISGYALALKQVDLSDYERSRYLDIIITEAKRMSKMSDSLLKLSMLESQSKQLRLITLSLDEQIRRVIVALQPQWSARNIHFELDLDTVKVTAEHDQLNQVWTNILGNSIKFSEDGGVINVSIKQDIRNATVRISDTGIGIHHEDQKRIFERFFKADRSHSRKYDGSGMGLAIVKQIISLHQGDIRVESEPGKGTTFIVTLPITTPTD, from the coding sequence ATGATCAAATCCTTATATATACGTGTTATCCTGACATTTCTAGTCTCCATCATCGGGGGCACGATCATTTCATTTTTGGTGTCAACTTGGATATTCGAAGATAAATTGAACGAAAATGCTCAAATCAACTTACGTAACTTTGGTCAAGACATAGACCGGATTTACAAGACCCTTCCGTTAAGTGAAGCGGACTCGTTCGTAAGTGAAATGAAGCAGCTCGATTCCTATTATATTCGAATTTACGAAGCAACGGGTCAGTTCCAGTCTTATGGAAAACTTCACGGACACAAACCTGCGCCTGTCACGATGGAGCAACTAAAGAAAGTATTAGATGGAGGTGTTGTTCAAGACACTCCGAATGGTATTGCTAAGGTCCTCTTAGGGTTGCCGTTGAAAACGGAAATGGGAACGAAAGCGATGTTTTTGGAAACGCTCGCCCCTCCTTCGGCCTCTTTTGTCATAAAGTGGGCGTTGATCTTTGCAACCTGTTCGTTGATTGCAGGAAGCTTATTGATTTTAGTTCCTTCTGTATTCCTGGTAAGACCGATCAAAAAGCTGACAAAAGCGACCAAGCGGGTAGCATCTGGAGATTTTAACGTTAAGTTGAATATTAAGCAAACGAGTGAGCTGGGTACTTTGGCTCGCAGCTTCGAAGAAATGATGCACGATCTGCAGCAACTTGAGCAGATGCGCAGGGAATTCGTAACGAACGTGTCACACGAGGTTCAGTCTCCGCTCACTTCGATATCCGGTTATGCTCTAGCGCTTAAACAAGTTGACCTCTCAGATTACGAACGAAGCCGTTATCTTGATATTATCATCACTGAAGCGAAAAGGATGTCCAAAATGAGCGATAGCCTACTAAAGCTGAGTATGCTTGAATCGCAGTCAAAGCAACTTCGGCTCATCACGCTCAGCCTCGACGAACAAATCCGACGGGTAATCGTTGCGCTTCAGCCGCAATGGTCTGCTCGCAACATACATTTCGAGCTTGATTTAGATACAGTAAAAGTAACGGCTGAACATGACCAGCTAAATCAGGTATGGACGAATATCCTCGGAAATAGCATCAAATTTTCCGAGGATGGTGGCGTGATTAACGTAAGCATCAAACAAGATATCAGAAACGCGACAGTCCGAATATCCGACACTGGCATTGGTATTCACCATGAGGACCAGAAGCGTATATTCGAGCGGTTTTTTAAGGCCGATCGTTCCCATAGTCGTAAGTATGACGGTAGTGGTATGGGACTCGCTATCGTTAAACAGATCATATCGCTTCATCAAGGTGACATCCGAGTGGAAAGTGAACCTGGTAAAGGAACGACCTTCATTGTCACCTTGCCAATCACTACACCAACAGATTAG
- a CDS encoding response regulator transcription factor — translation MPTILVADDDANIRELVCLFLRNDGFATAEAADGKEALVVYTSTHVDLVVLDIMMPIMDGWTLCKELRRANPDLPLLMLTARGETWEKVKGFELGTDDYLTKPFDPLELTVRVRALLKRYKIGSTQTIHFGNVILDRKTYKVMSGAESLTLPLKEFELLYKLAGTPGQVYTREQLIDQIWGIDYAGDDRTVDVHIKRLRERFATTPDFRIETVRGLGYRLEVDE, via the coding sequence ATGCCTACTATACTGGTTGCTGACGACGATGCGAACATTCGCGAACTCGTCTGTTTATTTCTACGCAACGACGGATTCGCAACAGCCGAAGCCGCGGACGGCAAGGAAGCACTGGTCGTCTACACCTCAACGCATGTCGATCTTGTCGTGCTCGATATTATGATGCCGATTATGGATGGTTGGACGTTATGCAAGGAGCTCCGAAGAGCCAATCCTGATCTTCCTTTACTTATGCTGACTGCGAGAGGAGAAACATGGGAGAAAGTAAAAGGTTTCGAACTTGGGACGGACGATTATTTAACGAAGCCATTCGATCCGTTAGAGTTGACGGTTCGTGTTAGGGCACTACTCAAACGATACAAGATTGGCTCCACGCAGACGATCCATTTCGGGAATGTCATCCTTGATCGAAAGACCTATAAGGTGATGAGTGGGGCGGAGTCGCTTACGTTGCCGCTAAAGGAGTTTGAATTGCTGTATAAGCTCGCAGGAACACCTGGACAAGTCTATACGCGCGAGCAGTTGATCGATCAGATTTGGGGTATCGATTACGCCGGAGATGATCGAACGGTAGACGTACATATTAAACGCCTGCGTGAACGGTTCGCGACGACACCCGATTTTCGGATCGAAACGGTGCGCGGGCTTGGGTATCGGCTTGAGGTTGATGAATGA
- a CDS encoding transposase, with translation MDVTVEEIAAMYKSRWDIESFFRWIKQNLNVRVLFGTTSNALFKQLFAAMIAYVLLKFLHVQGQKKKKNKTNACHL, from the coding sequence ATGGACGTAACAGTAGAAGAAATCGCCGCTATGTACAAATCGCGCTGGGACATTGAGTCATTTTTTCGCTGGATTAAGCAGAATTTGAACGTTCGCGTATTGTTTGGCACAACATCCAATGCGTTGTTCAAGCAGTTATTCGCAGCTATGATTGCCTATGTTTTGCTGAAATTTCTTCATGTACAAGGCCAGAAGAAAAAGAAAAACAAAACAAACGCTTGTCATTTGTAG
- a CDS encoding IS110 family transposase, whose product MNPVVGLDVAKGESQVQAFLDKSKPFGKSFSMKHTREELDRFISFLNEIELMTGQMPMVILESTGHYHSPVIQYLEEHEVLYILLNPIISYQAKRSSLRKVKTDAIDAYQLCVLYYKEDFEPHKNRGIQLLNLRNLSRQQEIVTNMYVEAKLQFHTILDQVFPEYRKVFGDLYSKVSLLMLKKYPTSEDVIAAGESKLAECVMEFCPRRSSQWALDKAKKLMDSASRNPFQKVVYHSHLINLQMYIEMLFQYQGHLSELEIRIVTLANELEDYKIVQSIPGIGEKIAATIISEVGEIDRFSHPKKLVAFAGVDPSVHSSGKFTATTNRITKRGSSRLRHALYLAVLCGIRSSRNKKLKEFYDKKKSEGKPAKVAIVACINKLLHWIYALLNRKEAFLDIA is encoded by the coding sequence ATGAATCCAGTAGTTGGTCTGGATGTGGCAAAAGGAGAGAGCCAAGTTCAGGCATTTTTAGATAAATCGAAGCCGTTTGGAAAGAGTTTTTCGATGAAGCATACAAGAGAGGAGTTAGACCGTTTTATAAGCTTTTTAAATGAGATTGAATTGATGACTGGGCAAATGCCTATGGTCATTTTAGAATCTACAGGTCATTATCATTCTCCTGTTATTCAATACTTGGAGGAGCACGAGGTTTTGTATATCTTGCTTAATCCTATTATTTCTTATCAGGCTAAGAGATCCAGTTTACGAAAGGTAAAAACAGATGCAATTGATGCGTATCAGTTGTGTGTGCTTTATTACAAAGAAGATTTTGAACCTCATAAAAACAGAGGAATTCAACTATTAAATCTTAGAAATCTTTCAAGACAACAGGAGATTGTGACGAATATGTATGTGGAGGCTAAGCTGCAGTTTCACACTATTTTAGATCAAGTGTTTCCTGAATACCGTAAGGTTTTTGGTGATCTTTATTCGAAGGTTTCTTTATTGATGTTAAAGAAATATCCTACTTCAGAAGATGTAATAGCGGCTGGGGAAAGTAAGCTAGCGGAGTGTGTTATGGAGTTTTGTCCAAGACGATCTAGTCAATGGGCGTTGGATAAGGCAAAAAAGTTAATGGATTCCGCGTCTCGAAATCCATTTCAAAAAGTGGTGTATCATAGTCACTTAATCAATCTTCAAATGTATATTGAAATGCTATTTCAGTACCAAGGACACCTTTCAGAGTTGGAAATTCGTATAGTGACCTTGGCAAATGAATTGGAAGACTACAAGATTGTCCAATCGATTCCAGGAATCGGAGAAAAAATCGCTGCCACGATAATCTCTGAGGTTGGTGAAATCGATCGGTTTAGTCATCCGAAAAAACTAGTTGCCTTTGCAGGAGTAGATCCCAGTGTTCACTCATCAGGAAAGTTTACTGCCACAACCAATCGTATTACTAAACGAGGTTCAAGTAGATTACGCCATGCTTTGTATCTTGCCGTATTGTGCGGTATCAGAAGTTCAAGAAACAAAAAGCTAAAAGAATTCTATGATAAAAAGAAATCAGAAGGTAAGCCTGCCAAAGTAGCGATAGTAGCCTGCATTAACAAACTGCTTCATTGGATTTATGCTTTATTAAATAGAAAAGAAGCTTTCCTGGATATAGCGTAA
- a CDS encoding DUF3139 domain-containing protein yields the protein MFKNGDILSKKVIIILLMFLVLICGIFLIHLKIENTKTEYEKRVTSYLVDEKGYEKKEIKSVEGIYGVKLPPYYAVVVFEDEPYEKHIYYAHDGVNQMEYILTNEAIKLNINKSELKHYYPFSEIDKYIIE from the coding sequence ATGTTTAAAAACGGTGATATTTTGAGTAAGAAAGTAATAATAATTTTACTCATGTTTCTTGTGCTTATTTGTGGGATTTTCTTAATACATCTGAAAATAGAAAACACAAAAACTGAATATGAAAAGAGAGTGACTAGTTATCTTGTGGATGAAAAGGGATATGAAAAGAAAGAGATAAAATCTGTTGAAGGAATATATGGAGTAAAATTGCCTCCATATTATGCAGTTGTAGTTTTTGAAGATGAACCTTATGAAAAACATATCTATTATGCACATGATGGGGTTAACCAAATGGAGTATATTCTCACTAATGAGGCGATAAAGCTTAATATAAATAAATCTGAATTAAAACATTACTATCCTTTTAGTGAAATTGATAAATATATAATAGAATAA
- the plsY gene encoding glycerol-3-phosphate 1-O-acyltransferase PlsY has translation MNILTLILSYLIGSISFALVIGKIFYKKDIRDYGSGNLGATNAYRVLGIKAGVIVAIADILKGTFACLLPLILGSTVNPIVCGLLAILGHIFSVFASFKGGKAVATATGVFLFLTPLGVFVGFVAFVLTLLFTKYVSLSSMLASIALFIYSLIFEDKVIIALSLLISVSIIILHRQNIKRIVNGTENKIVEN, from the coding sequence TTGAACATTTTAACTTTGATTCTAAGTTATTTAATTGGCTCAATCTCATTTGCTTTAGTAATCGGTAAAATATTTTATAAGAAAGATATTCGTGATTACGGTAGTGGTAATCTTGGTGCAACTAATGCTTATAGAGTTTTAGGCATAAAAGCAGGAGTAATTGTTGCAATTGCTGATATATTAAAAGGTACATTTGCTTGTTTACTTCCCCTAATACTTGGTTCTACAGTTAACCCTATTGTATGTGGTTTATTAGCCATATTAGGGCACATATTTTCTGTTTTTGCTAGTTTTAAAGGTGGAAAGGCTGTTGCGACAGCAACTGGAGTTTTCTTGTTTTTGACTCCTTTGGGTGTTTTTGTTGGTTTTGTTGCGTTTGTGTTAACTTTGCTATTTACTAAGTATGTATCACTAAGTTCAATGTTGGCTAGTATAGCATTATTCATTTACAGTCTTATATTTGAAGATAAAGTTATCATAGCACTTTCTCTACTAATAAGCGTATCAATAATCATTCTACATCGACAAAATATAAAGAGAATTGTAAATGGAACAGAGAACAAAATAGTTGAAAATTAG
- a CDS encoding IS110 family transposase → MDIVIERACGMDVHKDNITACIITPEGKEIQTFSTKTVFLIQLVDWIKQLNCTHVAMESTSVYWKPIVNLLEAEDIEFLVVNAQHMKAVPGRKTDVKDAEWIAKLLRHGLLKASYIPDRDQRELRELVRYRRSIIEERARQHNRIQKVLEGANIKLGSVVSDVLGVSARDMLHAIAEGEDDPEKLANFARRTMKKKKDELELALKGYINSHQRLMLKTILKHIDFLTEQIEMLDQEVAERVSANKEDVERLDSIPGIATRMAEQILSEIGTDIKNQFPSAAHMCSWAGLVPGHNESAGKRKSTKTKKGNKYLRSALTEAAHSVRGSKNYLGALYRRTAARKGKKRAGIVVAHAMLRISYYLLTRKEMYVDLGEDYFDKKRQQSIVRHSLRRLESLGYTVTLQEPEAS, encoded by the coding sequence ATGGATATAGTCATTGAAAGAGCATGTGGTATGGATGTTCATAAGGACAATATAACTGCATGTATTATCACACCAGAAGGAAAGGAGATTCAAACGTTTTCAACTAAAACTGTATTTTTAATACAGTTGGTGGACTGGATTAAACAGCTGAATTGTACGCATGTCGCCATGGAGAGCACGAGTGTTTACTGGAAACCTATTGTGAATTTATTAGAAGCTGAAGATATTGAGTTTCTAGTTGTGAATGCCCAGCATATGAAGGCAGTGCCTGGACGTAAAACAGATGTGAAGGATGCAGAATGGATTGCCAAACTACTCCGCCATGGTCTTCTCAAAGCTAGTTATATTCCTGACCGTGATCAACGGGAACTACGTGAACTTGTTCGCTATCGTCGGAGTATTATTGAAGAACGTGCCAGACAGCATAATCGGATTCAAAAGGTATTGGAAGGTGCGAACATTAAGTTAGGTTCTGTTGTTTCAGATGTGTTGGGCGTTTCAGCAAGGGATATGCTTCATGCGATCGCCGAAGGCGAAGATGATCCTGAAAAACTTGCAAATTTTGCTCGACGAACAATGAAAAAGAAGAAAGATGAACTGGAACTCGCCCTTAAAGGTTATATCAATTCACATCAACGTCTTATGTTGAAAACCATTTTAAAGCATATTGATTTTTTGACGGAGCAAATCGAGATGCTCGATCAAGAAGTGGCGGAAAGAGTAAGCGCCAATAAAGAAGATGTTGAACGACTAGATTCTATTCCTGGCATTGCTACAAGAATGGCGGAGCAAATTTTATCTGAAATCGGAACGGATATTAAGAATCAGTTTCCAAGTGCAGCTCATATGTGCTCTTGGGCAGGATTAGTTCCTGGACATAATGAAAGTGCGGGAAAAAGGAAATCAACTAAAACCAAAAAAGGAAACAAATATTTGAGATCAGCATTAACAGAAGCAGCTCATTCTGTAAGAGGTTCCAAAAACTATCTCGGTGCTTTGTATCGTCGTACAGCAGCAAGAAAAGGTAAGAAACGAGCAGGAATTGTCGTCGCTCATGCCATGTTACGCATCTCCTATTATCTCTTAACTCGAAAAGAAATGTACGTAGACTTAGGCGAAGACTACTTTGATAAAAAGAGACAACAGTCAATTGTTCGACATTCCTTACGAAGACTTGAGAGTTTAGGATACACAGTTACGTTACAAGAACCTGAAGCGTCTTAA